The Sulfurimonas sp. HSL-1716 sequence TTTTTTTCACCGATAGCGCTTCCAAAAGCGTGCGAAGAGTCCTGAATGACTAAGAGATCATGTTTTTTTGCTATCTCGTTTATTTTTTTTATCTCGACGGGCTTGCCCGCAAAATCCACAGGAACTATCGCTTTTGTTTTTGAAGTGACGAGACGTTCTATAAAGCGTTCGTCGATATTGCCGTCAAGCTTGATATCGCACCAGAGAGGTTTTGCTCCGAGATTTACAAACATATTTGAAGTTGCGACAAAACTCACGGGAGAGGTTATGACCTCGTCGCCCTCACCGATGCCAGCAGCGCTGTAAGAAGCTAATAATGCGGAGGTGGCAGAGTTGAAAGTGACCGCGTATCTGCATCCTATATATTCGCATATCGCATCTTCAAAAAGTTTCACCTCTTTGCCTTGAGTGAGATGAGAGCTTTGAAGGACTTTTACGACTTCGTCTATATCGTTTTGGTTGATACTTTGACGGGAGTAGGGGATCATTTCTCTTCTGTTTTCGTGAGTTCTATTTTTTCTAAAAGTTCGTCATGCGTCAGCCAGTGCGTATTTTTGTCCGAACTGTATTCAAAACCGCACTCTACGGATTTTCCTGTTTCGCCTATGGCATTTTTCTTAAAATCGACTTTTTGGGTGAACTGTATGGTCGGGCGTATGACATAATGATCGTCAAACTCAAGCGTCAAATGTGCGTCGTTTTGAGGGCACATCACCTCATGCAGTTTCTCTCCCGGACGTATTCCTATGATGTCTTGGCAAAGATTCGGTGCCAATGCTTCTGCCATCTCGGTCAGTTTCATAGAGGGGATTTTCGGCACAAAAGTTTCGCCGCCGTGCATTCTCTGAAAGTTTTTAAGGACAAAATCCACACCCTCTTGAAGCGTGATCCAAAACCGCGTCATGTTCTCGTCCGTAATAGGCAGAGAATCGGCTCCGTCGTCGATGAGTTTTTGAAAAAGAGGCAGAACCGAACCGCGGCTTCCCAAGACGTTTCCGTAACGTACGACGCTAAAACGGGTCAATGCCGTTCCCGTGATGTTGTTTGCGGCTACAAAAAGTTTGTCCGATGCAAGTTTTGAAGCGCCGTAAAGATTGACGGGGCTTGCAGCTTTGTCCGTCGATAACGCTATCACTTTTTTCACGCCGTTGTCTATGGCGGCATCTATGACGTTTTGTGCTCCTATGACATTGGTTTTGATACATTCCATAGGATTATATTCGGCTATAGGTACATGTTTTAATGCAGCCGCATGAACCACAAAATCGACATCTCTCATAGCACGCTGCAGGCGGGGCAGATCCCTTATGTCACCTATAAAATATCTCATACAGCTATCATTATATTTTTGAGACATTTCGTATTGCTTTAGCTCATCGCGGGAATATATGATGATCTTGTGCGGTTTGTAAAGTTTTAAAATAGTTTTCACAAACTGTTTTCCGAAACTTCCCGTTCCGCCTGTGATAAGGATGTTCTTTTGATTAAACATAAATTTACCTAAAATAATAATTATTGCATTATATCAAGTTTTGAAGTGTTTTTTGTGTATGTAGACTCTATGAAAGAGATATTGTCTCTTAGTTTTTTCATGGTCTTCGCCGTTTCGTCTTTGAGCTCGTTTAGGAGTTTATCTGCCTGCTGAAACAGATAAAAAGCCTCCTCCATTTCGGCGAGTTCTTCAAACTGCGGCATGCTTGCCATAAGAGAGTTTATTTTTTTCGTATCTTTGGTGACGATCGCGACTTTGAACTCATTCAGCCACATTAGTCTCTTCTCTCCAGGCCTCTAAAAGTCCGCGGACCACTTGGTTTACTTCATCAAGGGAGCTTTCTTTGTTCTCAAAGTTGGCTTTTGCCAAGAGAGTCAGCTGATAGGTATAGAGTCCGTGAAGATAAGCGGAGATATCGCCCT is a genomic window containing:
- the pseB gene encoding UDP-N-acetylglucosamine 4,6-dehydratase (inverting) is translated as MFNQKNILITGGTGSFGKQFVKTILKLYKPHKIIIYSRDELKQYEMSQKYNDSCMRYFIGDIRDLPRLQRAMRDVDFVVHAAALKHVPIAEYNPMECIKTNVIGAQNVIDAAIDNGVKKVIALSTDKAASPVNLYGASKLASDKLFVAANNITGTALTRFSVVRYGNVLGSRGSVLPLFQKLIDDGADSLPITDENMTRFWITLQEGVDFVLKNFQRMHGGETFVPKIPSMKLTEMAEALAPNLCQDIIGIRPGEKLHEVMCPQNDAHLTLEFDDHYVIRPTIQFTQKVDFKKNAIGETGKSVECGFEYSSDKNTHWLTHDELLEKIELTKTEEK